One region of Triticum aestivum cultivar Chinese Spring chromosome 6B, IWGSC CS RefSeq v2.1, whole genome shotgun sequence genomic DNA includes:
- the LOC123134659 gene encoding G-type lectin S-receptor-like serine/threonine-protein kinase At5g35370 yields MGRPSPIRPLLLLLGVLGSVAWLRRAEAGTVRTELVTPDFAASYLLFIDTLGVFLRSSSGAFEAAVHSPAGQQDRYYLAVLHAPSGTRVWVANRAAPITDRAAPFRLSSAGVSAEDANGTVVWSTPPFASPVAALRLADSGNLALLDGQNGTLWQSFDRPTDSLVSSQRLPVGGFLTSAASASDLAEGGYSLNVTAADAVLAWMGSLYWRLSGEAIAVKDRDGTVAYMLVNGTGLYLLAADDTVIVQVAMPPAGLRIVQLGVDGKLQISSFESANSSSSPMDGGIMAPSRGCALPLSCGALGLCTPDGNASICTCPPPFPTAHDNGCAPSVGSTLLPDGYCGSGAGGRSTTSYLSLGSGIAYYANKFSPPAMAGSNASSCQALCNSNCSCLGYFYDSSSLSCYLAQHQLASFINTNASNGAGMSGYIKVQSSPRSSPDSSSSNKTLIAILLPTIIAFVLVVVVGAFVITSRRRKDEQRVGRRASRSRDVQLRRQRSPGSASAHLVRDLDNDDDGDDDIVIPGLPTRFTHDEIEAMTNSYRTKIGAGGFGAVYKGELSDGSLVAVKKIEGVGTQGKREFMTEIAVIGNIHHVNLVRLRGFCTEGHRRLLVYEYMNRGSLDRPLFRPAGPLLEWKERVDIAIGAARGLAYLHFGCNQRIIHCDVKPENILLADGGQVKIADFGLAKFLTPEQSGLFTTMRGTRGYLAPEWLTNTAITDRTDVYGFGMVLLELVHGRKNRSEHVSDGGGEDSNSSNGTAGSSSRSGRNDYFPLVALEGHEGGRYAELADPRLEGRVVGKEVERMVKVALCCLHEDPHTRPSMAVVAGMLEGTMELGEPRAQALGFLRLYGRGFAGPSEGNVMKDAMVGDRTRSETTMTTMSGWPSYMSSSQLSGAR; encoded by the coding sequence ATGGGGAGACCCTCGCCGATCCGCCCACTCCTCCTACTCCTCGGCGTCCTTGGCAGCGTCGCCTGGCTCCGGCGCGCCGAGGCCGGCACGGTCCGGACGGAGCTCGTCACGCCGGACTTCGCGGCGTCGTACCTCCTCTTCATCGACACCCTCGGCGTGTTCCTCCGCTCCAGCAGCGGCGCCTTCGAGGCCGCGGTGCACAGCCCGGCGGGGCAGCAGGACCGCTACTACCTCGCCGTGCTGCACGCGCCGTCCGGGACCCGCGTCTGGGTCGCCAACCGTGCCGCGCCCATCACCGACCGCGCCGCACCGTTCCGCCTCTCGTCGGCTGGGGTCTCCGCCGAGGACGCCAACGGGACCGTCGTCTGGTCCACGCCCCCGTTCGCGTCTCCCGTCGCCGCGCTCCGGCTGGCCGACTCCGGCAACCTCGCGCTGCTCGACGGGCAGAATGGCACGCTCTGGCAGTCCTTCGACCGGCCTACGGACTCGCTCGTGTCGTCGCAGCGGCTCCCCGTTGGCGGGTTCCTGACCTCGGCCGCGTCGGCCTCGGACCTGGCTGAGGGGGGCTACAGCCTCAACGTcaccgccgccgacgccgtgcTCGCGTGGATGGGGTCCCTGTACTGGCGGCTGTCGGGCGAAGCCATCGCCGTCAAGGACCGCGATGGCACGGTCGCGTACATGCTCGTGAACGGCACCGGCCTGTACCTTCTCGCGGCGGACGACACCGTCATCGTCCAGGTCGCGATGCCACCTGCCGGGCTACGCATCGTTCAGCTGGGCGTGGATGGGAAGCTGCAAATATCGAGCTTCGAGTCGGCGAACTCATCGTCGTCGCCCATGGACGGCGGGATCATGGCGCCGAGCAGGGGATGCGCCCTTCCGCTCTCATGTGGCGCGCTCGGCCTCTGCACGCCCGACGGCAACGCGTCCATCTGCACGTGCCCGCCGCCGTTCCCCACGGCGCACGACAACGGCTGTGCGCCGTCCGTTGGCTCCACATTACTGCCCGACGGCTATTGCGGCAGTGGCGCCGGTGGCAGGTCGACGACTTCGTATCTCAGCCTTGGAAGCGGCATTGCGTACTACGCTAACaagttctcgccgccggccatggccggCTCCAACGCGTCGTCGTGCCAGGCACTCTGCAACAGCAACTGCTCCTGCCTCGGCTACTTCTACGACTCCTCCTCCTTGTCTTGCTACTTGGCGCAACACCAGCTTGCTTCGTTCATTAACACCAACGCGAGCAACGGCGCCGGCATGTCCGGGTACATCAAGGTGCAGAGctcgccaaggtcgtcgccggacAGTTCGTCTTCCAACAAGACACTCATCGCCATCCTGCTCCCTACCATCATCGCATTTgtgctcgtcgtcgtcgtcggcgcGTTCGTCATCACGTCACGGCGGCGCAAGGACGAGCAGCGCGTGGGGAGGCGCGCTTCGCGGTCCAGGGACGTGCAGCTCCGGCGGCAGCGCTCGCCGGGGTCAGCCTCGGCGCACCTTGTGCGCGATCTGgacaacgacgacgacggcgaTGACGACATCGTCATCCCCGGCCTCCCCACCAGGTTCACGCACGACGAGATCGAGGCCATGACCAACAGCTACCGCACCAAGATTGGCGCCGGCGGGTTCGGGGCCGTGTACAAGGGCGAGCTCTCGGACGGCTCGCTGGTGGCCGTGAAGAAGATCGAAGGCGTGGGAACGCAGGGGAAGCGCGAGTTCATGACGGAGATCGCCGTCATCGGCAACATCCACCACGTCAACCTGGTCCGCCTCCGGGGGTTCTGCACCGAGGGCCACCGCCGCCTGCTGGTGTACGAGTACATGAACCGCGGCTCCCTCGACCGGCCCCTGTTCCGGCCGGCGGGGCCTCTGCTCGAGTGGAAGGAGCGGGTGGACATCGCCATCGGCGCCGCGAGGGGGCTCGCCTACCTCCACTTCGGCTGCAACCAGAGGATCATCCACTGCGACGTGAAGCCGGAGAACATCCTGCTCGCCGACGGCGGGCAGGTGAAGATCGCCGACTTCGGGCTCGCCAAGTTCCTGACGCCGGAGCAGTCCGGGCTGTTCACGACGATGCGGGGCACGCGCGGGTACCTGGCGCCGGAGTGGCTGACCAACACGGCCATCACGGACCGCACGGACGTGTACGGCTTCGgcatggtgctcctggagctggtGCACGGCCGCAAGAACCGCAGCGAGCACgtgagcgacggcggcggcgaggactcCAACTCCTCGAACGGCACGGCGGGAAGCTCGTCGCGCAGCGGGAGGAACGACTACTTCCCGCTGGTGGCGCTGGAGGGGCACGAGGGCGGGCGGTACGCGGAGCTGGCCGACCCGCGGCTGGAGGGGCGGGTGGTGGGCAAGGAGGTGGAGAggatggtgaaggtggcgctgtgCTGCCTGCACGAGGACCCGCACACGCGGCCGAGCATGGCGGTGGTGGCCGGCATGCTGGAGGGCACCATGGAGCTGGGCGAGCCGCGCGCGCAGGCGCTCGGGTTCCTCCGGCTGTACGGCCGGGGGTTCGCCGGGCCCTCCGAGGGCAACGTGATGAAGGATGCGATGGTGGGCGATCGCACCCGGTCggagacgacgatgacgacgatgagcgGGTGGCCGTCGTACATGTCCTCGTCGCAGCTGTCCGGCGCGAGATAG
- the LOC123138438 gene encoding mitochondrial phosphate carrier protein 3, mitochondrial has translation MALSDLSRDSLLPSFLYSSRSFAAAAPRFPSSPSPYQAPASPAAAPAAGLVGAGGVGGGRPFSIRAPNEKIVMYSPAFYAACTAGGIASCGLTHMAVTPLDLVKCNMQIDPAKYKSITSGFGVLFKEQGARGFFRGWVPTLLGYSAQGACKFGFYEFFKKTYSDMAGPENAVKYKTLIYLAGSASAEVIADIALCPFEAVKVRVQTQPGFARGLSDGLPKFIKAEGAAGLYKGIVPLWGRQIPYTMMKFASFETIVELIYKHAVPVPKAECSKSSQLGISFAGGYIAGVFCAIVSHPADNLVSFLNNAKGATVGDAVNKIGMLGLFTRGLPLRIVMIGTLTGAQWGIYDAFKVMVGLPTTGGAPPVAPVEEAAKASA, from the exons atggcgctctcCGACCTCTCCCGCGACTCGCTCCTCCCCAGCTTCCTCTACTCCTCGCgctccttcgccgccgccgccccgcgcttcccctcctccccgtcGCCCTACCAGGCGCCCGCCTCGCCCGCCGCGGCCCCGGCTGCTGGCCTCGTCGGCGCtggcggggtcgggggcggcagGCCCTTCTCGATCCGCGCGCCCAACGAGAAGATCGTCATGTACTCGCCGGCCTTCTACGCCGCCTGCACCGCCGGGGGGATCGCCAGCTGCGGCCTCACCCACATGGCCGTCACCCCGCTCGACCTCGTCAAGTGCAACATGCAG ATTGACCCGGCCAAATACAAGAGCATCACATCTGGATTTGGTGTTCTGTTTAAGGAGCAAGGAGCTAGGGGATTCTTCAGGGGATGGGTGCCTACGTTGCTTGGTTACAGTGCTCAGGGGGCTTGCAAGTTTGGGTTCTACGAGTTCTTTAAGAAGACCTACTCAGATATGGCTGGGCCTGAGAATGCCGTGAAGTACAAGACCCTGATTTACCTTGCAGGTTCAGCTTCTGCTGAGGTAATTGCTGATATTGCTCTGTGCCCCTTTGAAGCTGTCAAGGTCCGTGTGCAGACACAGCCTGGATTTGCTCGTGGGTTGAGTGACGGGCTTCCCAAGTTCATCAAAGCTGAGGGTGCTGCTGG GCTCTATAAGGGCATCGTTCCACTCTGGGGTCGCCAGATTCCTT ACACCATGATGAAGTTTGCCTCCTTTGAGACCATTGTTGAGCTTATCTACAAGCACGCTGTTCCTGTTCCCAAGGCCGAGTGCAGCAAGTCTTCCCAGTTGGGTATCAGCTTTGCTGGTGGCTACATTGCCGGTGTCTTCTGTGCTATTGTTTCTCACCCTGCTGACAACCTGGTCTCTTTCCTCAACAATGCCAAGGGTGCTACAGTGGGTGAT GCTGTTAACAAGATTGGCATGTTGGGCCTTTTCACAAGAGGGCTACCCCTTCGTATAGTCATGATTGGTACTCTTACCGGTGCTCAGTGGGGAATCTATGACGCGTTCAAGGTCATGGTTGGACT CCCGACCACCGGCGGTGCTCCACCAGTTGCTCCGGTAGAGGAAGCAGCGAAAGCCAGCGCTTGA